One window of Amyelois transitella isolate CPQ chromosome 7, ilAmyTran1.1, whole genome shotgun sequence genomic DNA carries:
- the LOC106133319 gene encoding carbohydrate sulfotransferase 11 yields the protein MFSVKRFRWRLKTKVFQYLRCGAKTITFLFWAALYMVVVKITLFKSDSSTPVVRDWAMVPDNYTKWLLQGPVLGDDTPDVPINFVNDYEPDNETTLELRERAAKVQATCRKWNIPTQSINSKEFFVDHAHKLVWCNIFKAASSSWLYNFNVLGGYDKKFLSRTRQAPLMLARKKFPRPDEVELRAAVNTPGVTSLLVVREPFVRLLSAYRDKLESVTPYYRKMAKAIVAENREEATKIFGPIKSFGPTFYEFVAYLTKKYKRNEKLNYDEHWAPYYQFCSPCAVNFSLIAKVETLPRDSTYVIKQLELDHMLDGKISNRRMRIRTVMNKSRDGKNTTSLLKHYFSQLNEQMLSDLLQIYGIDFEMFGYDYTVYSRYLRN from the exons ATGTTCTCAGTGAAAAGATTCCGATGGAGACTAAAGACGAAAGTGTTTCAATATTTGCGATGTGGAGCGaaaacaataacttttttgttttgggcTGCTCTCTATATGGTTGTTGTGAAAATAACGCTGTTCAAGAGCGACTCCAGCACACCGGTCGTGAGGGACTGGGCGATGGTACCTGACAACTACACTAAGTGGCTg TTGCAGGGTCCAGTCTTAGGTGACGACACGCCTGATGTGCCAATAAACTTTGTGAATGATTACGAACCAGATAATGAGACTACGTTGGAGCTCCGTGAGAGAGCAGCAAAGGTACAAGCAACCTGTCGGAAATGGAATATACCGACACAGTCAATTAATAGCAAGGAGTTCTTTGTGGACCACGCTCACAAACTTGTGTGGTGCAACATTTTCAAAGCCGCCAGCTCCTCTTggctatataattttaatgtgttaG gtGGTTACGATAAAAAGTTTTTGTCGCGAACAAGACAAGCGCCATTGATGCTGGCACGCAAAAAGTTTCCTCGGCCGGACGAGGTAGAACTTAGGGCTGCTGTCAACACGCCCGGTGTGACTTCCTTACTAGTTGTACGGGAACCTTTCGTACGGCTTCTGTCCGCTTACCGCGACAAGTTGGAAAGCGTCACACCTTATTACAGAAAAATGGCAAAAGCCATAGTAGCAGAAAACAGAGAAGAGgccacaaaaatatttggtcCGATCAAAAGCTTTGGTCCAACATTCTACGAGTTTGTCGCCTATTTGACCAAGAAATACAAGCGTAACgaaaagttaaattatgaCGAACATTGGGCACCGTATTATCAATTTTGTTCACCGTGTGCAGTGAATTTCAGTTTGATAGCCAAGGTGGAAACGCTGCCAAGAGATTCGACTTACGTGATTAAACAATTGGAACTTGACCACATGTTAGACGGCAAAATCAGTAACCGGCGAATGCGAATACGAACGGTAATGAACAAATCCAGGGACGGCAAGAACACGACCtccttattaaaacattaCTTTAGCCAGCTTAATGAACAAATGTTGAGTGACTTGTTACAGATATATGGTATAGATTTTGAAATGTTTGGATATGATTATACAGTTTATAGTCgttatttaagaaattaa